The Streptomyces sp. NBC_00162 sequence GGCGGCGGCGATCTGAGGGCCTGGTCGTTGCGGCTGGCAGCCGCGTGGACGGTGGAGTACGGGATGGGCAACGACAGGCCCCGGTTCGCGTGGACACCGGGACCCGGTGGGACGGCGGCCACTCCCTGTGATGGAAGCTTGGCTGTTCTCGTCCGGGAGGTCACGGGCCGCCCCTACGGTGTCGGCATGGACTACATCCCGCGGCGGACGGCGAGTGAGCTCCCCTTCGACAGCACGGACATTCTCCTGCGCTACAGCTTCGAGCACCCCGCGCTCCCCTGCGAGTTCGAGGACACGCTGGAGGTCTGGTCGGTCGGGATTCCGCAGTACCACCACGAGGACGGCTGCCCGCAGTGCCCGCCCGAAGACGTGTGCCGCTTCCACGACGGGACTCCGATCGGCGAGATGCACTTCGTCAAGATCCGCGGCTTCACTGCGGACCCCGCCTGGGAAGCCGCGGACTCCCACACCGGCGACATCGAGAAGATCGTCGCGGTATGCACCGACCCCGCCTACGCACTGACGCCGGGCCTTCACTGGTCACCCGGGTTCCAGGAGCGGATCGACTGCCCCGTCGGGGCCTCCTGATCATGGACCGGGTGCAGATCGAGCCCCAGTGGCGCGGGTTCGGGACCGGTGCTCTCGCCGCGGCCGAAGGATCCACAGGCTCGCCGCCGGATGCTGCGCGGCCGCCTGTGAGCCAGCGCCCACGGACGGCGACTACGAGGACGATGAGCCCGGCTACCAGGCCGCCCAGGCCAAGATCGCAAAGGCGCGGGCCCAGTGGCAGCACCCTGTACCGGGACGGGCGTATGGGCCGCGCCCGAGGAGAACGACCTCTAGCCGAACTGGTTGCCTGTCCCTTGGAGGTCTGCGACTGGGGTGATCACGTTTCCGGTCCCGTTGTTCACCGAGTCACCGAAGCTCTGAGTGTTGAAATTGAACGACTCGTCCCGTGAGACGCTCCCGATGTCGCCGTGGCTGTCACCCTGACTGGCCATCGCGGTTCCCGTGAACGACAGGGCGGCCCCCGCGAGGGCAAAAGCAGCAAGTACGCGCTTGGTGTTGTTCATGCCCAACCAACGATCTTGAATCCCGGCGGGTTACGTCCGGACCGGGCAGACCCGGCCCCGTACACGACCCGGAGCGTCATCCAACCGAGGAGCGCAACGGGGCCCTCGGAGGCGGTATCAGGCCTCTCGGGCACAGCTACCGGCTGCAGTTCCTCCCGGGGAAGATGAGCGAAGAACTGCAGCGGCCCCTCCACAGCAGGAGCCGCACATGAGCAGGCGCATCGACCACTCCCGGTCCCGCCCTCTGGCGTGCCGAGCGCCCTTGAGAATGCGGGGCGTCCAGCGCCGGCGGAGCGGCCTGCGGAAGGTGCAGGGCGCCAGAGCGCCACGCGCCGGCCAGCACCACGGCTCCGGCCCAGTCGAGGACGGCAGCGCGTACCGGCGGGCTCGGGTGGTGCCGGTGTCACAGCTGGGGAATGTACGGGGCGAGGCCGATGATGAGGATGGACCGTTCGCCCGGCCCTGGCTCGGAGCCCGCGCGGACCGGGCCGACGTAGTGGCTGACTCTGTGGTCGTGGACGGCGTAGCCGTCCAGTGGGTCGGTGAGGGTGAAGTCGGCGTGGATGTCCGCCCACGGGTCCTCGGGCTGGAGGCCTGCGCTGCCGGGTGTGGCGATGACGTTCTGCCCGCCGGTGACGTTGGTACGGCTGATCAGGTGGGCGAAAGTGAATGTGCTGGCCGAGCCTCCGTCTTGGTGCAAGCAGTTCGGGGAGGAAACGGCGTCCTGTCCGGGACGGTCGACGCCGAGCCTGATCAGGTGGACACCAGCCCACAGCGGCCGTCTCCCCAGGTTCTTCAGGGACAGGACCTGCTCGATGTCCCAGCGCAGGAGTCGCAACAGCAGAGCGTTGCCGCGCAGCGCCTCGGGGATGTCGGGGAGCACTCGCCGCGTCCGCGGGTACTCAGGATCGCCCTCGCCCTGGGAGAAGTCGGTGACCGTACCGTGTACGGGGTGGGGGTTCCGGGAATCCAGGACAGTTCGTCCTTCCACGGCAGGTACACGGCATGGGAGTACCGGCGGAACCGATTCGTTCCCGGAGCGTACGGGTCGGGCGGCAGAGCCGCGAAGACCTCCCGGATCCTGGCCAAGTCCCTCGCAGCGGAGCCGGCCGGGATGATACCGAGCTGCGCAGCGCCGTAGCGGGCGAACCCGCGCTCACGCAGACCGTCCATACCCTCACCCGGCTCCCCCGCATCACAGTGCGATCGCCGCTGGGGTTCAGCCTTTTCCACGTGTTCCTCCAACAGGTCACCACCAGGGCCACGGCGCCGGCGGCCCGTGCCGGCCTTGCGCACGACTCCCCCGTCACGCCCCGGGCTCGACGCGGCCCTGCGCTGCAAGCCACAGCAGCCCTTGCGGCGTGCCCGTCGAACGGTCGAGGCTACGGGCAGTTCGGGTGCGAGCGTCCTACGGGTCGCCGGAGGAAGCAAATGCCTGGGCTGCGCTGCCTCCTCGCGGCTGAGCCCGCAGCCCGCCCGTACCCCGGCCGGGGTACTCATCGGTGGTCCGGAGCCCGGAAGTGAGTACGGGTACTCACGTGCGGGGCAGCGGTCCACCGGCAAGCTGCGATCATGCGAACGATCTCCCTCCCGAAGCCCCTGATGGCGGCCGTACTCGGCGCCCTGGCCCTCTCCGCATGCGGCGTCCCGAACGCGGACGCCGACCGGTCCCCCGCCGGAAAGGCGCTCCTGGCCGCCGCGTCGCACGCCCCCGGGGCCGACGCGGCGGAGATCCGCTTCATGGAGACGACGAGCCGGTTCCTTGCGGAGTGCTCCCCCGGAGCCCCTTCCGACAAGGGCGCGGCCGACGCACCCCGCCCCGAGGACGCCTGGGGAGGGGCGCCCCGCCCCGAGGACCTGCCGGGCGGCTCCGGGCCGGTCACGCCCCGCTACGGCCCGGGGCAGACGCCGCCCGGCATTCCGAACGCGGACGGGTCGATCCCGGTCCCGCTCGACGACCCGGCGCCGCCCCTTCCCGCCGCGACGCCGACCCGCCCGGGCACGGTGTCGGAGGTACCGCTGACCGAGGCGGAGCGCTGCGTCGCAGACTTGCACGCCCGCCGGATCACCGAGGCCCTGCGGAAGGCCGCCCCCGCCGACCACCAGGCGCTGCGGACCGCCCTCACCGGACTGGACTACCCGGCGGCCCGGATCCACCGGATGCCCGACGGCGACAGCACCCGGGTCGACCTGCGCTTCATGGGCGGCCTTGCGGTCCTGGAGATCACCGGCACCGGCTCCAACCCGACCCTCACCCTGAAAACGGAAGACGCCGCCATCACCGCGGCCGCCCACACCCCTGACCTTTCCGGCCCGCGCTGACATCACGCCGCCACGAACTGCCGGTCGTCCAGATCCGCGGTCACGCCGAGATCGGCGAGCGTGTCCAGGTACGCAGTCCTGGCCGGCGGACATTGGGCCCGCCAGCGAAGACAGGGGGTACGGAGGATGCCGGCGGACACGCTGCGGTTCCACGGTCGTGCGGCAGAACTCGCCGGGCTGGACCTGGAGATATCCAAGGAGGCGGAGGCGGTACTGGACCGCTTCGAGTCCGTGCACGGCCATGTTGTACCCGCGTCGGTGCGTGAGTGGTTCGCGCTGGCACAGGGCGCCGCTGTGCTGCGGAAGTTCAGCAACGACGACATGGCAGCGGATACCGCCTTCGGGGTGCCACTCCACACCGGCCCCACGGCGTCGCCGTGCTCGGCGCACCAGGAGACGGGGACCACGCCGCCGCAGTCTTGGCGCCTGCACACGCACCCCTCGCCCGGCCCGACATGGGCGACGCCGTGACGGACCGGCCCGCCTCGTGCACCTGAGGCGGCGGTGCCGCGTAGGCCGGCCGGCCAGGCCAGAATGAGGCGCAGGCCTCCCGAGCCCGACCGGAACCGGTCGATCACGCGGGCCTCGCCGAGGACGGCCAGGGGCGGCATCCCGGGCGCGGCCAGGTGCTTGACGGTCAGTCCGAACATGCCCGCGGACAGGGCGGCGAGGGTGTCGGCGTCCGCATCGGTGGACCAGCCGGGCAAGGCCGGTCCTCTGTCGGACTGGCGCGGTCCGGCCGACGCGCCGTCAGGCCCACTGCCGCGTGTCGGCCAGCTGGCGAAATATCGCATGGTACGTGAGTTGTACAAGGAGTGGCCCTTACGGGGGATTCGCCCCGCCCGCCGATGCAACACGGTGGGCAGGCACGCAATCTCCGAAAGAGGGGACACCGCACGTATGAAGCGCCTCGCACCGCTGTTGGCTACCGCCGGACTCATCGCAACCACCCTGTCCCAGCTGGCTGTTCCCCAGGCATCCGCTGCCCAGTCCACCCCCGAGTACATGAGCCAGAAGCCCGCCTGGCACCGCTGCAGCGCAGACAAACCGGCGACCTACGAGTGCGCGACCCTCAAGGTCCCGCTCGACTACGAGCGCCCCCAAGGCCCCACGATCGACCTCGCGATATCCCGAGTGAAGAGCGAGAACCCGGCCAAGCGGCACGGCGTCATACTCCTCAACCCGGGCGGACCCGGCACCACCGGACTCTACCGGCCGATGCGGATG is a genomic window containing:
- a CDS encoding 2OG-Fe dioxygenase family protein, coding for MEGRTVLDSRNPHPVHGTVTDFSQGEGDPEYPRTRRVLPDIPEALRGNALLLRLLRWDIEQVLSLKNLGRRPLWAGVHLIRLGVDRPGQDAVSSPNCLHQDGGSASTFTFAHLISRTNVTGGQNVIATPGSAGLQPEDPWADIHADFTLTDPLDGYAVHDHRVSHYVGPVRAGSEPGPGERSILIIGLAPYIPQL